A segment of the Sanyastnella coralliicola genome:
ATGGTGGAAGAACATTCCTTTCATTAATAGGGCCTTCTCTGGTTTCGGAATGCGTTGCTCATCTAGCCATGCCTTAGCTTCAGGAAGCTCCGTGACATTAAGCTGTTTGTCAAGTTTGTCCATTTTGAGGCGCAGCGTATCATTCCCGTTCGGTCCAATCCACTGCTCCCAATTGCCATTGTTTGAAGCAGATAGGTAGAACTTACAGGCAACTTCCAGATGATAGGTTCTTTCAGTTTCGCTTTCGCGGAATACGAAATCAATCTCGCCAATGGTGTTCTTTTGTCCAATGAGTTGCACGTTTTCGGCGAGCGGTATGAAGTATGGACTTTCCTTCAACCAAAACGAAATGTAACGTTCGAATTTCTTTCCGAGGGGAATGCGTTTTTCGGATGTGAGATATGCTTCAAGTCGCTCTGGGTCAGCATCTAGCGCGTATAACCAGTCTAGATGACGATCGAATTCAAGTTTGAACCAAGCTTCATCAAGGGTCTTGTAAACCGAGTTGGGATGACTCAACATCAAGGGCTGGCTACCGAGACACCAAGCCAGGTTTGCCACCGACTGATGAAGGAATGCGTTGGCTTTCATGGTGTACAGGTGTGAGTTGCTATCTTTGCCGAAATTTTCAATATGCGCGTCGTTGCCGAAATACCTCACCAGGTGATGAAGATCACGGTGTTTAGCTGGAACGAAAAGTACCACATCAAATTTGAAGTTGGCACTTATGAGCAGACTTATAAGATTGCTCAACTTGATGTTAACGGACTAGATGAGGTCAAAGCAATGGTTGATGACGCCTTTTGTACGAAAGTCTTAGAACGATTCGTTGAGATGAGGAGCGATTTCTCGGAGACGTGGAAGCGTTCACAAAACAGTTAGTATGCAAAAAGTAGCCCTAGGAATTAGCATCGTAGCCCTTGCATTGGGAATCTACGCGGTAGTATCATCATCATCAGCTCCAGAACAAGAGTCAATGATGGATGAATCGCCGGTTTCACAGACAACCAATCAGTCAATGACATCTGGTGATGCTGGTGATCAACCTCGCATTGCCTTTATTCGCACTGACTCCATTTATGCAAAGTGTCAGTTCATTATCGATGCAGAAGCTCAACTGGAAAGAGCTACCGTTGCGAGTGAGAATAAATTTCAGCGTAAGGCGAAAGCTGCTGAACAGGAATACCAAGAGCTAGTGGCTTATGCTCAGGGTCCAGGTGTCACTGAAGAAGAGCTTCAAATAGCGCAGAACCGTTTGATGGAGTTAGAGTATGAACTTCAGCAGCTTCAACAAAGCGAAAGCCAGCGTGTATTGCGCAAAGAGCAAGAGTTGAATACTGAAGTGATTGAGCGTCTCACGAGTTTTATCGAGCGCTACGCCGAAGAAAATGGAATCGACTTGATTATCAATAAGGGAATGTCTGGTGAAGGTGTGCTTTATGGCTCAACTCCGTTTGATGTTACTCCTGAGATCGTTCGTGGTCTCAATGAAGAATATGCCCTTGAACAACAGGTGATCGAAGAATGACAATCGCTCAACAGAAAAAAGAAGAGAATATCATCGAATACGTCTTGTACCTCTGGCAGATGCAAGACCTCGTTCGCGCGGCCAATTTTGACTTGACGGGCATTCGCGCATTCCTGACTACGGGTGATCATTCTCACATTGATCTTGAAGCAGAGCTGACGTGGTTCGGAGGCTTGATCAAGGCGATGCAGCTCGCAAAAGCGGAGAAGAAAGGACATATTCCTGAAACCGACGAGCTTTTGGTTGAGTTGAATTATCTCCATCATACACTCATTGACTTAGTCAAAGACAAAGAGTATACCGAGGCGTTCAATAGTGCGAAGGAAAGCATCGACGACTTCTTGAAGCGTTCAGGCAATGAACACATGAATCCGATTGAAGCGGCGATGACGGGAATGTACGGTTGGCTTGTACTTCGTTTGCAGAAGAAAGAGGTGAGCCCAGAAACACTCGGCGCAATGAAGCATTTTCAAGGTTTCTTGGCTTTGCTAGCGGTCAATTACAAGAAAATGCGAAGCGGGAACCTCAACTATTCGCTTAACTGATCTTTGGCAGATAGATCTTGTGATCTAAGAACCCTTCGCGAACACAACTAATGACCATCGCTCTGTCTGAAGAAGACAGGAATTCCAATACACCTGAAGGTGCATTCTGTAGCTGCATGATGGTGCGTTCAGCTAGGTCTTGTTGCTTTGGTTCAATCTTTTGAGAAAGAGAGATGCAGGCAAGGTTGTCTCCAGCCTTTTCCACTTTGATGTGCTGATCCCCAATACCAGGGAAACTATATGTGAGGAAGTTAATCAGTAGTCGATCTAATGAAGAAGCGACTTCACGCTCCACAAAGAAATCTGAATCTAATTCCACTGATGGCGTCTGCGCGGATACCAGTCCAAACCCATCAAGTGTCAAATTCAACGTTGAGGAAATACTTACTGCGGGTTGATCCCCGCCTGGTTGAAGGCTTATTAAGTGATCGGCTAGCTTTGAAAGTCTCTCAGTCGATGCAGACAAATAATCGAGTAGCTGTTCATGCTCTTGATCATGGCTCAACTCGCTTCGTAAAATCTCTTCTATCCCTTTGATGCGACTGATTGGAGCTCGCAAGGCATGAACGATATTTCGAGGTGTACCGACCGTCCAGTTGGTAAGCAAATCAATCAGCTCTTCACGACTTGGTCCTGAAGTGTGTTCAAGTTCCTTTTTCGAAATGCGATGACAAGTGCCGCTGATCACTCCAGGGTTTTCTTGAAGAACAATTCCTCTGGTCGAAATCAATTGATCAGGAAACTCAGCGGGGTCGGGAGAAGAAATAACAGAAAAAGGCTTGCCAGCATGGAGCGAAAGTCGAGTCAAGCCACATTGCTCGATCAAACTTTCTGCCGATAGGCTTGAACAACCTTGGCCATTCGTAAATAAAAACGCTCGCTTAGAAAGATCAATCGTCCATGAGCCGATTAAATCTTGCCTCGATTCTTCCTGTTTCATTGCGTCAAGACTGACTCAAAAATACGGCGTAAAACGCCATTCGAGGAAGCCTATGAAAGAAAGTGAATAACTGTGGTCGTGAATAACTACGACAAGTAATGTTCACGAAGGAGTGATTCGTAGTTCTGGTTTTCTTCCGTCAAAGCCAGTATGTGTCGGTCTTTCCGGCTGCCAGATAGATACAGAGAGTAGCAGTCTGCACCAGCCTTGCTGAGCTCTCGCTCAAGGTCTTGACTGTTGATAACACGTATTCTTGCCGAAACATTTACCACTGCAATCAACTCTTCAGCGGTAATGTCATCTGCTACCAAAAGATGGATGAGGTCAGGGTGCATGACTTTCATGCCATTGAGCAATGCCTTGAATCCAGTTTGAGTGCGATCAAAGAGGGTGATCAACAAACCGATTTCGTTGTTCTCTGCGAAGTTCCACGCTTCTTCGAAGTTCGAATAGAACGATACATCAAAGAGCTCGCACATGGTGCTTGGTACAGATTCTTCTACTGATCTAGGGTAAAGACAGTGTGGCTTAATCATAGTAACATACTTGGTATCCTCCATTACGAGCGCCATGCAGGAAAGTTTCGTATGCTAAGCATACTATGTTAAGAACTTCAACAAGGTGTGAATCATACACGCTTGGATTCTCACCATCTTGCTTTTTAAGCGTCGTATTATGGCCGAAAAGCAACTCATCGTCTCCCCTCAAATACAGGAACTTAAACCATGGTCTGTCCAGCGGTTCAGTTCAGCCCAAATTGCCGACGGCACTTGGGAAGCCTTTGTAGAGGAAAAAGAAGCAACGATTATCGATACTATCGAAGATCAGGTAGCTGAGTTGGTCCAAATGCGTCGCCCTTCATACGCTTGGAAAGAAAACGAAGTGACCTTGGCGGTACGCGCTCGTTTGGGTGAGAACCCTGAGCAGTACGGAGTCTGGGTGTACTATCCATGGCGCAATGCTATGGTCCACTTGCTTGACGAAGCCGAGTACCGTGAAGTTCGGACCAATCGCAACATGCACAAAGTGTCTGCGACTGAACAAGGGGTGCTGGCTAAGAAGCGTATCGCTATCGCGGGAATGTCGGTAGGTTCTGGAATTGCATTGACCTTGGCACTGGAACGTATCGGTGGTGAATTGATCATCGCTGATTATGATAACCTAGAGCTGTCAAACATGAATCGTTTGCGCACGAGCGTGGTCAATCTATCGCTTCCGAAAGCTACCATCGTTGCTCGTGAAATCGCCGAACTTGATCCTTACATCAAGGTGACGGTATTCGAAGAAGGGGTGACCCATGATAATATTGACGAATTCCTCGGTGGTGACACACCCATTGACCTACTGCTGGAGGAATGCGATAGCTTCATTATGAAGTTGAAACTTCGTTGGGAAGCTAGAAAAAAAGGAATCCCCGTGGTGATGGATACATCAGACCGCGGCTTGATCGATGTGGAGCGATTCGACTTGGATGACTCAATGGAGTTATTCCATGGAAGATTCAGCGATGAAGAAATCGAACAAGTATTGGAAACGGAGGAATGGAATCCGGAGTGGTTATTCAGAATGATCACCCAAGATGAATTGAGTGAACGCATGAAATTCTCCATGAGTGAGCTCAATAAAACCATTTCACGCTGGCCGCAACTAGGCTCAGAGGTGATCATGGGAGCAGGTGTTGCCGCACAGCTCTCGCGTATGATCCTTCTTGGAGATAATCAGATAACCGGTAGAAAATTCGTTGACGTAAGTGGGTTCTTCTTGGACAAATAGCAAATTACAACGCGCAAGAACGCAGCGAATCCGAACCCTCCGTGTTCGGGCTTTCCGCGCTGTTGACGATGTAAATATGTCGAAGCGCTTCAGTGAAGCGCATCACGAGATCCTGCAAAATCACGGGATCACCAAATTGTCTTCACTGAGCACGGACTGGATGGAAGATCCAGATGTGTATGTGATTGTCATTACTTCTCCTAGCGGACATAAAATCTACGCTGGAGCACGTGTGCACGTTTATCGTGAAGGAAGACCACTTCCACTTCAACTGGTCATGCGAGAATTCGATCCGCGCACTGACGAAATCTTTGAGAAATTCGCTGAAGAGGGTGTAGGAGAATTCTGCGCTTTGTGGAGTTCTGTCGAAATCGCCGGACTTGGAATCAACGGAAAAGACCTCGTGAAATGTGGTTGGAGTATGTGTGATCATCTCGGAATTCGACGCATGGTTGCGCTCCTTTCTCCTTTGACCAAAAGATGGATGAAAGACCTGGCACTAGTGAAGTGTGAGGCGTTGGGGACTGAGGGAGAAATACCATATCCTGACCATCGATTTATTTCCACTGTAACAACTTACAAGCATCCTGAAGGAAGGGAAGAACTGAAAGACGAGTTCTTAGCCGAAGTCATCGACTTGCAGAATAATCCGCAACAAAAAAAGCAGACTTCCGGTATAAAGGGAACGGTATCAGTTCATTTTGACCTTTTAAAGTGATGCACTACACCCTAAAAAAACTAACATCACTATTGATAGTGATGCTATCTGTGTACGCCGCAACGGCCGCAGGTAACATGCTCTCGTTTACCACTTCCGTGAGTGAAGACACTACGTATGTCCGAACTTGGCAGGAGATGATGAACGAAGAATTCGTCATTCAAGAAACCGAGGTGATCAACCTCGATATCAAGGAACACCCTTCATGGCTTAAGATCGATCTTCCTCCATTGGAAGAAGAACTCTATCTCCACTTCGAATCTCCGATGTTGGATAGTGTGTTCTTCTATCATGCAGATGCCAATGGACTGATCTACGGTGATACCACTGGTGTGGCATTTCCGTTCTCTTCGCGCCAAGAAAATTCACCGCACTTCCTCTTTAGAGTCGGACCAACAGAGGCTGCATCTACAGCTATGCTGCGCATTCAAAGTGGTAAGCAGGTGATCACCGTGGTGACCCTTGATACCAAATACGAACACTCAAGCAAGCAAAGCGGACGAGACATCTTCTTCGGATTCTATTCGGGGTTGATGTTGGTGATGTTCTTGTACAACCTCTTCGTATACTTCTCTGTGCGTGATAAGAGCTATTTGTACTACGTACTGTACATCCTCTTCGTATGCCTCACTCAGCTCGTGTTGAACGGATATGGTTCACAGTATGTATGGCAAGACAACACGTGGATTGCGATGCGAGCCACCCACTACAGTGGAGTGCTTTCTGGTACGGCAACTATCCTTTTTGCAGCACAGTTCCTACAGGTGAAGATTTATGCAAAGTGGCTCTATAAGCTCTGTATTTTCTTTATCGGAATGGAGATTCTGGCCTTTGTTTTGGCCACCATAGGTATGTATCAGATCAGTTTCAATTTGATCAATGCCAACGCCCTGTTCAGTTTGATTCTGATTGTGGGAGCCTTCATGGTATGGAGAAAAGGATACAAACCAGGTCTATATTTCTTAGGTGCTTGGACGGTCTTCCTTCTAGGAGTTACCGTATTTGTACTGAAGGATTTCGGAATCTTCCCGTATAACGACATCACACGTTTCGCCCTTCCTGTTGGATCTGCAATCGAGGTAGTTCTTCTGTCCTTGGCACTAGCGGATCGAATCAACGTGCTGAAACGTGAAAAGGAAGCAGAGCAGGAAAAACGACTCAAGGTTCTCAAGGAGAATGAGCGCATCATCAAACAGCAAAACGTATTGCTTGAGAAGAAAGTTGATGAGCGTACCAAAGAGCTCGCAGATTCGAACAAGGAGCTCAATCAAACCCTGACAGAACTTCGTTCTACTCAGGCTCAACTGGTTGATGCCGAAAAGATGGCATCGCTCGGTCAGATGACCGCAGGTATTGCACACGAGTTGAACAACCCGATCAACTTCGTTTCATCGAACATCACTCCACTAAAACGTGACTTGGACGACCTCTTCGAAATCATCGATGAGTATGAGGGAGTCGATATCGAAAGTGATGAAGCAAAAGAGAAACTAGAAAAGGCAAAAGCCTTAAGTAAGGAGTTGGAACTGGATTTCTTGAAAGCTGAGATTAACCAGCTCATGAAAGGAATCAATGACGGTGCCAGCCGAACGGCTGAGATCGTGAAAGGACTCCGAATCTTCTCGCGTCTTGATGAAGATGCTTTGAAGAAAGCAGACATCAATGAGTGTATTCGATCGACTGCTGTTATCCTGAAGAGTACCATCAAAAGTGAGGCTCCTCTGATACAGGAATTGGCCGATGGACTACCTGAGATCAATTGCTATCCTGGTAAATTGAACCAGGTGATCATGAATATCATCGCGAATGCACTTCAAGCAACTGCAGCTTCTGGTAAGCCGTATGAAGAGCGATTTGTGAAGGTCGTAACCGAAGACGCTGGTGAAAACCTTGTCATTAGAATTATTGACAACGGAACGGGGATGACAGATGAAGTGAAAGCGAAGATTTTCGATCCCTTCTTTACCACCAAAAAAGTGGGTGAAGGAACCGGTCTCGGATTGTCTATTGTACTGGGAATCATCAACGATCACAAAGGTACGATCGACGTGAAGTCTGAGCTCGGAGAAGGAACTGAATTTATTATAACTTTGTCTAAAGGCCTCTAACTGTACCCTCCGGATGTCAGAGAAAAAAATCAGCATACTGTACCTCGATGATGAGGAGCACAACTTGACTTCATTCAAGGCTGCATTTCGAAGAGATTACAACGTCTTTATCACCACGAACGCCGGTGATGCGGTACAGATCCTTAGTGAAAATGAGATTCACGTGGTCATTTCTGACCAGAAAATGCCGAACCTCAGCGGGGTTGAATTCTTTGAATTGATCATTCCAGATTTCCCTGATCCTGTTCGAATGTTGTTGACAGGTTATGCGGATATCGAAGCGGTGATCGATGCCATCAACAAGGGGCAAGTCTATCGCTACATTCCAAAGCCTTGGAATGAGCAAGAGCTGAAGATTACCATTGAAAATGCCTACGAGCTTTACGAAAGCAAAATGGCACTTCGTCGTAAGAACGAAGAACTTCAAAAAGCCTACGCCGAACTCGAGAAGTTCGTGTACAGTGCTTCACATGACCTGCGAGCACCACTGGTGTCTGTAATGGGCGTGTTGAAATTGGCTCGCGCCGAAAGCATTGACGGCAAGGCAGGTGAATACTTCGGCATGATCGAGCAGACGGTGACGAAGCTCGATGTCTTTGTACAGAACATTATTAATTACTACCAGAACAATAAACAAGGTGAACTTTTATCAGAAGTTGATTTTGATATTCTGGTCGACGAAATATTTGAGTACTACAAGTACTTTGATGGAGCTGAAAATGTTGATTTTCAGAAGACTGTTGAGCAATCAGGTCCGGTACTGCTGGATGAATTGCGCGTGAAGATGATTCTGAATAATCTTGTTTCTAATTCCATTAAGTATCAAGATAGCTCGAAGGGACAGCCGTACGTGAATGTTAACGTCATAACCGCTGCTGATAAAACTACCATCACAGTAGAAGACAACGGAGTAGGTATCGCTCGTGAAGATCAAAAGAAGGTCTTCGAGATGTTCTACCGCTCTGCTGAAAACCAACTGGGGAATGGACTTGGTCTTTACATCGTCAAAGAAGCGGTGGAGAAACTAGGAGCCGAGCTTCAGGTGGATTCTGAAAAAGGAAATGGATCACGATTCGTAGTCTCTATACCACATAAACTATGAGCGAAGAAAAGCTGAGGATCATATTAGTTGATGATAACGACATTGACATCGTCGTTAACACGAAACTCTTGCGCCTGGCAAATTTAACTGAGCATATTGAGTCTTATTCTGATGGCCCAGAGGCTGTAGAAAAGATCAAAAATGATCAGGAGAAATATGTCGGATTCCTCAATGTACTATTGCTAGATATTCAGATGCCTGAAGTCGATGGATTCGAAACCCTCGCCATCTTTGAAGAACTTCCTGAAGACTTCAGAAAAGACTTCAAAATTTTCATGCTGTCGTCGTCGATCGATCGAAGCGACATTGAAAAAGCAGAGCAAAACAAGAACATCATCAAGGTGCTGGAGAAGCCCCTTGATGTGTACCTGTTAAAGCGTTTGGCATTCGCTAACGCAAATACCTGAAATCCTGTCCGTCTTCAATCGCCTTGATTGAGGCTAAAATCATTCGAATGACATTTTCAACGTCATCGCGATGCACCATTTCCACGGTAGTGTGCATATAGCGAAGAGGTAACGAGATCAATGCACTTGCTACACCCATATTGCTGTATGCGAATGCATCTGTATCTGTTCCTGTGCTTCTTGATGCTGCAGCTCGCTGGAAAGGAATCTTCTCTTTCTCAGCTTCGTTAATGATTAAACGAAGTAGGTTGTTCTGCACCGCAGGACCATAAGTCAATACCGGACCACGTCCACAAGCCGTATCTCCTTGTTTGATCTTGTTGATCATCGGCGTCTGCGTATCATGTGTAACGTCTGTTACGATAGCTACGTCTGGCTGAATGCGCTCAGCAATCATCTGAGCTCCACGTAAACCAATTTCTTCTTGAACAGAGTTCGTGATGTACAGACCGAACGGAAG
Coding sequences within it:
- a CDS encoding DUF1853 family protein, yielding MKANAFLHQSVANLAWCLGSQPLMLSHPNSVYKTLDEAWFKLEFDRHLDWLYALDADPERLEAYLTSEKRIPLGKKFERYISFWLKESPYFIPLAENVQLIGQKNTIGEIDFVFRESETERTYHLEVACKFYLSASNNGNWEQWIGPNGNDTLRLKMDKLDKQLNVTELPEAKAWLDEQRIPKPEKALLMKGMFFHHFQSIRKAKAPHYAAKNHHTGWWLREEEMARFFGGEGSWAVLPKSDWLSNYHINLGEDEILDGFEVQQKIKALLETYRRSVMVVRLFPGGMGWEEGSRGFVVPNHWPNH
- a CDS encoding OmpH family outer membrane protein, whose translation is MQKVALGISIVALALGIYAVVSSSSAPEQESMMDESPVSQTTNQSMTSGDAGDQPRIAFIRTDSIYAKCQFIIDAEAQLERATVASENKFQRKAKAAEQEYQELVAYAQGPGVTEEELQIAQNRLMELEYELQQLQQSESQRVLRKEQELNTEVIERLTSFIERYAEENGIDLIINKGMSGEGVLYGSTPFDVTPEIVRGLNEEYALEQQVIEE
- a CDS encoding DUF4924 family protein gives rise to the protein MTIAQQKKEENIIEYVLYLWQMQDLVRAANFDLTGIRAFLTTGDHSHIDLEAELTWFGGLIKAMQLAKAEKKGHIPETDELLVELNYLHHTLIDLVKDKEYTEAFNSAKESIDDFLKRSGNEHMNPIEAAMTGMYGWLVLRLQKKEVSPETLGAMKHFQGFLALLAVNYKKMRSGNLNYSLN
- a CDS encoding ThiF family adenylyltransferase encodes the protein MAEKQLIVSPQIQELKPWSVQRFSSAQIADGTWEAFVEEKEATIIDTIEDQVAELVQMRRPSYAWKENEVTLAVRARLGENPEQYGVWVYYPWRNAMVHLLDEAEYREVRTNRNMHKVSATEQGVLAKKRIAIAGMSVGSGIALTLALERIGGELIIADYDNLELSNMNRLRTSVVNLSLPKATIVAREIAELDPYIKVTVFEEGVTHDNIDEFLGGDTPIDLLLEECDSFIMKLKLRWEARKKGIPVVMDTSDRGLIDVERFDLDDSMELFHGRFSDEEIEQVLETEEWNPEWLFRMITQDELSERMKFSMSELNKTISRWPQLGSEVIMGAGVAAQLSRMILLGDNQITGRKFVDVSGFFLDK
- a CDS encoding sensor histidine kinase, which gives rise to MHYTLKKLTSLLIVMLSVYAATAAGNMLSFTTSVSEDTTYVRTWQEMMNEEFVIQETEVINLDIKEHPSWLKIDLPPLEEELYLHFESPMLDSVFFYHADANGLIYGDTTGVAFPFSSRQENSPHFLFRVGPTEAASTAMLRIQSGKQVITVVTLDTKYEHSSKQSGRDIFFGFYSGLMLVMFLYNLFVYFSVRDKSYLYYVLYILFVCLTQLVLNGYGSQYVWQDNTWIAMRATHYSGVLSGTATILFAAQFLQVKIYAKWLYKLCIFFIGMEILAFVLATIGMYQISFNLINANALFSLILIVGAFMVWRKGYKPGLYFLGAWTVFLLGVTVFVLKDFGIFPYNDITRFALPVGSAIEVVLLSLALADRINVLKREKEAEQEKRLKVLKENERIIKQQNVLLEKKVDERTKELADSNKELNQTLTELRSTQAQLVDAEKMASLGQMTAGIAHELNNPINFVSSNITPLKRDLDDLFEIIDEYEGVDIESDEAKEKLEKAKALSKELELDFLKAEINQLMKGINDGASRTAEIVKGLRIFSRLDEDALKKADINECIRSTAVILKSTIKSEAPLIQELADGLPEINCYPGKLNQVIMNIIANALQATAASGKPYEERFVKVVTEDAGENLVIRIIDNGTGMTDEVKAKIFDPFFTTKKVGEGTGLGLSIVLGIINDHKGTIDVKSELGEGTEFIITLSKGL
- a CDS encoding hybrid sensor histidine kinase/response regulator is translated as MSEKKISILYLDDEEHNLTSFKAAFRRDYNVFITTNAGDAVQILSENEIHVVISDQKMPNLSGVEFFELIIPDFPDPVRMLLTGYADIEAVIDAINKGQVYRYIPKPWNEQELKITIENAYELYESKMALRRKNEELQKAYAELEKFVYSASHDLRAPLVSVMGVLKLARAESIDGKAGEYFGMIEQTVTKLDVFVQNIINYYQNNKQGELLSEVDFDILVDEIFEYYKYFDGAENVDFQKTVEQSGPVLLDELRVKMILNNLVSNSIKYQDSSKGQPYVNVNVITAADKTTITVEDNGVGIAREDQKKVFEMFYRSAENQLGNGLGLYIVKEAVEKLGAELQVDSEKGNGSRFVVSIPHKL
- a CDS encoding response regulator, which codes for MSEEKLRIILVDDNDIDIVVNTKLLRLANLTEHIESYSDGPEAVEKIKNDQEKYVGFLNVLLLDIQMPEVDGFETLAIFEELPEDFRKDFKIFMLSSSIDRSDIEKAEQNKNIIKVLEKPLDVYLLKRLAFANANT